From Aegilops tauschii subsp. strangulata cultivar AL8/78 chromosome 5, Aet v6.0, whole genome shotgun sequence:
CTACGGACTAGCTAGGGCACCATGGAGAAGGAGGCGACGCACCCAAGCATGAAGGCTCGCGGTACGTCCACCGACTCCGGCGGCCCGACGGCGCTCGCGCTCCGCCTGTCCAACAAGTTTTCCGACTGCGAGGAGCACGAGGGCCAGAACATCATGTTCTCGCCGCTGTCAATCTACACCGCGTTGGGCCTTCTTGCGGCCGGTGCCCGGGGCGACGCCCTGGACGAGATCCTCGCCGTGCTCGGCGCGACGATGTCGCGGGGATCGTACGAGCCGTGGCTGAGcacgccctcgccgccgccgacccgTCTGGCCCGCTGGTCGTGACGTCAGCGTGCAGCGTGTGGTGCCAGAAAGATCTGCCGCTGAAGCCGGCAGGCCGCCGTCGAGTCGTACAAGGCGGACGCACGCGCCGTGGACTTCGTGAGAAAGGTCAGTACTGTAGTTCGTCGGCGATGCCATCGATCTGCAGGATATATTTGTGCCTCTCAATTTCAGCCCTGATCAATCTCTCCTTTGCATGCAGGCGGAGGATGCAAGGAAGGAGATCAACCGGCCGGTGGGTCGCGAAGGCCACGAAGAAGCTCATCACCTCCGTCCTACCGCCGGGATCAGTGCACGGCGGCACCAAGCTCGTGCTTACCAATGCCGTCTACTTCAAGGGTATGTGGGAGAACGCCTTCAGCAAGAGCTACACCAATGACCACATGTTCCACCGCCTCGACGGCAGCACCGTCCATGTGCCCTTCATGGAGGGAAGAAGCCATGACGAGTACCTAGTGGCCACCTATGACGGTTTCAAGGTGCTCAAGCTCCCTTACAAGAAGGCGGCCAACAATGGCGCCAGGTACTCGATGTGCGTCTTCCTCCCGACGGCGCGAGACGGGCTGCGCAGCCTTGCCGACGAGATGGCGTCCGGCGGGCCAGGCTTCCTGTTCGACCACCTGCCCACTAGGCCACGTGAG
This genomic window contains:
- the LOC109766032 gene encoding serpin-Z2B-like — translated: MEKEATHPSMKARGTSTDSGGPTALALRLSNKFSDCEEHEGQNIMFSPLSIYTALGLLAAGARGDALDEILAVLGATMSRGSRRMQGRRSTGRWVAKATKKLITSVLPPGSVHGGTKLVLTNAVYFKGMWENAFSKSYTNDHMFHRLDGSTVHVPFMEGRSHDEYLVATYDGFKVLKLPYKKAANNGARYSMCVFLPTARDGLRSLADEMASGGPGFLFDHLPTRPREVTKLRLPKFKLSFFCSMKKVLESLGLRAAFSEEADLSDMVEEDSSRNNVRLCVEDVFHRAVVEVNEEGTEAAASTAIDVFFCCDFEPVPVDFVANHPFAFFIVEEAATSLTLLKLNKIYQCKKDIWKTLRINRLIFYLRKPPPEPSDLTDASQRWAVRSSTLITILTWVHSGPLGSLRLCSF